Proteins encoded within one genomic window of Melospiza melodia melodia isolate bMelMel2 chromosome 27, bMelMel2.pri, whole genome shotgun sequence:
- the NHSL3 gene encoding NHS-like protein 3 isoform X1: MGNAHRKRSPAGTKAGTSWPFGRAGKARAGAAKGEGEKRLSVQYTAGQECPDNVFFPSTRPPHLEELHNQAQQGLKSLQHQEKQKQTKSAWDHGDTSSLQSCASSEDDSLSFRSRAASCATDSTSEDALSIRSEMIQRKGSTFRPHDSFPKSSERAGKKRKERRTTVLGIPQHVHKELGLRNSHGAKGHPEADGRGPAGRGDGQAVQPMLNGGQVSGDAIRIPTIDGNLQPLPAVGGARVCLGVLEEADAALQKHINKVYYDDSLLGRKTAAKLSPMMRPKSLAVPGMTTYANPPEMLVGPVMSISPQGTYMSKIIPNAILPPMVDVVALTSSSVRTLSRCSLVSSSPASVRSLSRFSERGPRSREPSSSSDNWSHSQSTETIVSNSSTISSQGGCDHRQPEVGPHSEVDTAARSDTDQISIYSSASFASSCSKPAAGLAPAAPGLLGVGSGRASPAYSTSSQAEGSDTASLASERSSTRSVSLRKMKKPPAPPRRTYSLHQKADGEPKVLGLPPRPERRPQRESSAPWSPRPEPFSPTGEDEVFSPALSETSSLRSESLAGASSPEAPRGRPGVTVVLREPQTQAKWSCPDGSDRTMSPSSGYSSQSGTPTLPTKGLGPPAVSPGKSQPQKPDRVCSLQSPALSVSSSLTSISSSASDPTPPEVLTARSDRFIIPPHPKVPAPFSPPPTKSQQPPAPAGSLQPSQTSPALSTAGQETSAKPSGKSPPPSPPPAYHPPPPPAKKVEGSPQSSSEPSTDTAWPPPPPPAPEEHDLSMADFPPPDESYLCSLPDATSAPAGGQTATPSPGAASSPSQQPEPPTGAPQPPHPAEPLPTAPVPPPPPPPLPPPSAPALPPQISLKKAANGPRAEAKKEPVSRSKSGPAAKEDASLPIVTPSLLQMVRLRSVSVEPAAGAGAGAGAGAGAGPEERPAPQKPVRRSLSNRQPPPAQDAVPSKQLLHAVHLKAAALASAEAAEKPPGSRAAQPGPEGPAGDGQLSPRSKSPASTASFIFAKSSRKLVIETASSPEAQADLKRNLVAELMNFSGQRSAAPAAAAPQTQRKPGKIPPPVAKKPSLGSGPAPSPKAPGAEALGSPVLDGDAKVEESRTKSELEGTEGRNGAEPPAQSLPAQDRRGETA, encoded by the exons ATGGGCAACGCGCACCGCAAGAGGAGCCCGGCGGGCACCAAGGCTGGCACCTCCTGGCCCTTCGGCCGCGCCGGGAAAGCCAGGGCAG gtgcTGCCAAGGGCGAGGGTGAGAAGCGGCTGAGCGTGCAGTACACGGCGGGCCAGGAATGTCCCGACAACGTCTTCTTCCCCAGCACGCGGCCCCCGCACCTGGAGGAGCTGCACAACCAGGCCCAGCAGGGGCTCAAGTCCCTGCAGCACCAGG AGAAGCAGAAACAGACCAAAAGTGCCTGGGACCACGGGGACACCAGCAGCCTCCAG TCCTGTGCGTCCTCGGAGGATGACAGCCTGTCCTTCCGGAGCCGGGCAGCCTCCTGTGCCACGGACAGCACCTCAGAGGACGCGCTCTCCATCCGCTCCGAGATGATCCAGCGCAAAG GTTCCACCTTCCGACCACACGACTCCTTTCCCAAATCCTCAGAGAGGGCTggcaagaagaggaaggagaggaggacGACAGTGCTGGGCATCCCCCAGCACGTCCATAAGGAGCTGG gtCTCAGGAACAGCCATGGAGCTAAGGGACATCCTGAGGCGGATGGAAGAGGGCCAGCAGGCCGTGGGGACGGCCAGGCAGTGCAGCCCATGCTGAACGGGGGGCAGGTGTCGGGCGATGCCATCCGCATCCCCACCATCGATGggaacctgcagcccctgcccgcagTCGGCGGTGCCCGAGTCTGCCTGGGAGTGCTGGAGGAggcagatgcagccctgcagaagCACATCAACAAGGTTTACTACGACGACAGCTTGCTAGGGAGGAAGACAGCGGCCAAACTGTCACCCATGATGAGGCCGAAGTCGCTGGCCGTGCCGGGCATGACCACCTACGCCAACCCCCCGGAGATGCTGGTGGGCCCCGTCATGTCCATCTCGCCCCAGGGCACCTACATGTCCAAGATCATCCCCAACGCCATCCTGCCGCCCATGGTGGACGTGGTGGCCCTGACGAGCAGCAGCGTGCGGACGCTGAGCCGCTGCAGCCTCGTGTCGTCCAGCCCGGCCTCGGTGCGCTCCCTGTCCCGCTTCTCGGAGCGCGGCCCCCGCAGCCGCGAGCCCTCCTCCTCCAGCGACAACTGGAGCCACTCGCAGTCCACGGAGACCATCGTGTCCAACAGCTCCACCATCTCCTCCCAGGGTGGCTGTGACCACCGGCAGCCCGAGGTGGGGCCGCATAGCGAGGTGGACACGGCAGCTCGCTCCGACACCGACCAAATCAGCATCTACAGCTCCGCCAGCTTCGCCAGCTCCTGCTCCAAGCCCGCTGCCGGCCTCGCTCCTGCAGCCCCCGGGCTCCTGGGCGTGGGCAGCGGCCGTGCATCCCCTGCCTACAGCACGAGCAGCCAGGCGGAGGGCTCGGACACGGCCAGCCTGGCCAGCGAGCGCTCCTCCACCCGCAGCGTGTCCCTCAGGAAGATGAAGAAGCCCCCGGCCCCTCCCCGCAGGACCTACTCGCTGCACCAAAAAGCTGACGGGGAgcccaaggtgctggggctgccccccAGGCCTGAGCGGCGGCCCCAGCGGGAGAGCAGCGCGCCCTGGTCCCCGCGGCCCGAGCCCTTCAGCCCCACGGGCGAGGATGAGGTGTTCTCCCCAGCGCTGAGCGAGACCAGCAGCCTCCGCTCCGAGAGCCTGGCGGGCGCCAGCTCCCCCGAGGCCCCTCGGGGCCGCCCCGGGGTGACGGTGGTGCTGAGGGAGCCCCAAACTCAGGCCAAGTGGAGCTGCCCCGATGGCTCTGACCGcaccatgtccccctccagcGGCTACTCCAGCCAGAGTGGGACGCCCACACTGCCCACCAAGGGCTTGGGACCCCCAGCTGTGTCGCCGGGCAAGTCTCAGCCCCAGAAGCCGGACCGGGTCTGCTCCCTGCAGTCGCCTGCGCTCTCCGTGTCCTCCTCCCtcacctccatctcctcctcgGCCTCGGACCCGACCCCTCCTGAGGTGCTGACCGCTCGCTCAGACCGGTTCATCATCCCGCCGCACCCCAAGGTTCCTGCTCCCTTCTCCCCGCCACCCACCAAGTCCCAGCAGCCCCCGGCCCCCGCCGGCTCTCTGCAGCCCTCACAAACCTCCCCAGCGCTCAGCACTGCCGGCCAGGAGACCTCGGCCAAGCCCAGCGGCAAATCCCCACCGCCATCGCCGCCGCCTGCCTACCACCCGCCTCCCCCGCCGGCCAAGAAGGTGGAGGggagcccccagagcagcagtgaACCCTCCACCGACACCGCCTGGCCCCCGCCACCACCGCCGGCCCCCGAGGAGCACGACCTGTCCATGGCAGACTTCCCCCCTCCGGATGAATCCTATCTCTGCAGCCTGCCCGATGCCACCTCGGCCCCGGCGGGCGGGCAGACGGCGACACCGAGCCCGGGGGCTGCATCTTCACCATCTCAACAGCCAGAGCCACCCACCGGGGCTCCACAGCCTCCACACCCCGCCGAGCCCCTTCCCACGGCCCCCGTGcccccgccaccgccgccgcctcTCCCGCCGCCCTCGGCTCCGGCCCTGCCGCCCCAAATCAGCCTTAAGAAGGCGGCCAACGGCCCCCGGGCGGAGGCCAAGAAGGAGCCGGTGTCGCGGAGCAAGAGCGGCCCGGCGGCCAAGGAGGACGCCAGCCTGCCCATCGTCACCCCGTCGCTGCTGCAGATGGTGCGGCTGCGCTCCGTCAGCGTGGAGCCCGCGGccggggctggagccggggctggagccggggctggagcagggcccgAGGAGCGCCCGGCCCCTCAGAAGCCCGTCCGGCGCTCCCTGTCCAACCGGCAGCCGCCCCCCGCCCAAGACGCGGTGCCTTCCAAGCAGCTCCTCCACGCCGTGCACCTCAAGGCCGCCGCCTTGGCCTCCGCAGAGGCCGCGGAGAAGCCGCCGGGAAGCCgagcggcccagcccggccctgaGGGGCCCGCCGGGGATGGGCAGCTGTCCCCCCGCAGCAAATCGCCGGCCTCCACCGCCAGCTTCATCTTCGCCAAGAGCTCCAGGAAGCTGGTGATCGAGACGGCCTCGTCCCCCGAGGCACAGGCTGATCTGAAGCGGAACTTGGTGGCCGAGCTGATGAATTTCTCGGGGCAGCGCTCGGCAGCCCCGGCCGCTGCCGCCCCGCAAACCCAGAGGAAACCCGGCAAGATCCCCCCTCCAGTAGCCAAGAAGCCTTCGCTGGGCTCGGGGCCGGCTCCTTCCCCGAAGGCACCGGGGGCAGAAGCGTTGGGCTCCCCGGTGCTGGACGGGGATGCCAaggtggaggagagcaggactaAGAGCGAGCTGGAGGGGACGGAGGGCAGGAACGGCGCGGAGCCGCCGGCTCAGAGCCTCCCTGCACAAG ACAGACGGGGAGAGACGGCCTGA
- the NHSL3 gene encoding NHS-like protein 3 isoform X2, giving the protein MVVFMGRNLSSLLAFFKKKGAAKGEGEKRLSVQYTAGQECPDNVFFPSTRPPHLEELHNQAQQGLKSLQHQEKQKQTKSAWDHGDTSSLQSCASSEDDSLSFRSRAASCATDSTSEDALSIRSEMIQRKGSTFRPHDSFPKSSERAGKKRKERRTTVLGIPQHVHKELGLRNSHGAKGHPEADGRGPAGRGDGQAVQPMLNGGQVSGDAIRIPTIDGNLQPLPAVGGARVCLGVLEEADAALQKHINKVYYDDSLLGRKTAAKLSPMMRPKSLAVPGMTTYANPPEMLVGPVMSISPQGTYMSKIIPNAILPPMVDVVALTSSSVRTLSRCSLVSSSPASVRSLSRFSERGPRSREPSSSSDNWSHSQSTETIVSNSSTISSQGGCDHRQPEVGPHSEVDTAARSDTDQISIYSSASFASSCSKPAAGLAPAAPGLLGVGSGRASPAYSTSSQAEGSDTASLASERSSTRSVSLRKMKKPPAPPRRTYSLHQKADGEPKVLGLPPRPERRPQRESSAPWSPRPEPFSPTGEDEVFSPALSETSSLRSESLAGASSPEAPRGRPGVTVVLREPQTQAKWSCPDGSDRTMSPSSGYSSQSGTPTLPTKGLGPPAVSPGKSQPQKPDRVCSLQSPALSVSSSLTSISSSASDPTPPEVLTARSDRFIIPPHPKVPAPFSPPPTKSQQPPAPAGSLQPSQTSPALSTAGQETSAKPSGKSPPPSPPPAYHPPPPPAKKVEGSPQSSSEPSTDTAWPPPPPPAPEEHDLSMADFPPPDESYLCSLPDATSAPAGGQTATPSPGAASSPSQQPEPPTGAPQPPHPAEPLPTAPVPPPPPPPLPPPSAPALPPQISLKKAANGPRAEAKKEPVSRSKSGPAAKEDASLPIVTPSLLQMVRLRSVSVEPAAGAGAGAGAGAGAGPEERPAPQKPVRRSLSNRQPPPAQDAVPSKQLLHAVHLKAAALASAEAAEKPPGSRAAQPGPEGPAGDGQLSPRSKSPASTASFIFAKSSRKLVIETASSPEAQADLKRNLVAELMNFSGQRSAAPAAAAPQTQRKPGKIPPPVAKKPSLGSGPAPSPKAPGAEALGSPVLDGDAKVEESRTKSELEGTEGRNGAEPPAQSLPAQDRRGETA; this is encoded by the exons ATGGTGGTTTTCATGGGCAGGAACCTCTCCTCGCTGCTggctttcttcaagaagaagG gtgcTGCCAAGGGCGAGGGTGAGAAGCGGCTGAGCGTGCAGTACACGGCGGGCCAGGAATGTCCCGACAACGTCTTCTTCCCCAGCACGCGGCCCCCGCACCTGGAGGAGCTGCACAACCAGGCCCAGCAGGGGCTCAAGTCCCTGCAGCACCAGG AGAAGCAGAAACAGACCAAAAGTGCCTGGGACCACGGGGACACCAGCAGCCTCCAG TCCTGTGCGTCCTCGGAGGATGACAGCCTGTCCTTCCGGAGCCGGGCAGCCTCCTGTGCCACGGACAGCACCTCAGAGGACGCGCTCTCCATCCGCTCCGAGATGATCCAGCGCAAAG GTTCCACCTTCCGACCACACGACTCCTTTCCCAAATCCTCAGAGAGGGCTggcaagaagaggaaggagaggaggacGACAGTGCTGGGCATCCCCCAGCACGTCCATAAGGAGCTGG gtCTCAGGAACAGCCATGGAGCTAAGGGACATCCTGAGGCGGATGGAAGAGGGCCAGCAGGCCGTGGGGACGGCCAGGCAGTGCAGCCCATGCTGAACGGGGGGCAGGTGTCGGGCGATGCCATCCGCATCCCCACCATCGATGggaacctgcagcccctgcccgcagTCGGCGGTGCCCGAGTCTGCCTGGGAGTGCTGGAGGAggcagatgcagccctgcagaagCACATCAACAAGGTTTACTACGACGACAGCTTGCTAGGGAGGAAGACAGCGGCCAAACTGTCACCCATGATGAGGCCGAAGTCGCTGGCCGTGCCGGGCATGACCACCTACGCCAACCCCCCGGAGATGCTGGTGGGCCCCGTCATGTCCATCTCGCCCCAGGGCACCTACATGTCCAAGATCATCCCCAACGCCATCCTGCCGCCCATGGTGGACGTGGTGGCCCTGACGAGCAGCAGCGTGCGGACGCTGAGCCGCTGCAGCCTCGTGTCGTCCAGCCCGGCCTCGGTGCGCTCCCTGTCCCGCTTCTCGGAGCGCGGCCCCCGCAGCCGCGAGCCCTCCTCCTCCAGCGACAACTGGAGCCACTCGCAGTCCACGGAGACCATCGTGTCCAACAGCTCCACCATCTCCTCCCAGGGTGGCTGTGACCACCGGCAGCCCGAGGTGGGGCCGCATAGCGAGGTGGACACGGCAGCTCGCTCCGACACCGACCAAATCAGCATCTACAGCTCCGCCAGCTTCGCCAGCTCCTGCTCCAAGCCCGCTGCCGGCCTCGCTCCTGCAGCCCCCGGGCTCCTGGGCGTGGGCAGCGGCCGTGCATCCCCTGCCTACAGCACGAGCAGCCAGGCGGAGGGCTCGGACACGGCCAGCCTGGCCAGCGAGCGCTCCTCCACCCGCAGCGTGTCCCTCAGGAAGATGAAGAAGCCCCCGGCCCCTCCCCGCAGGACCTACTCGCTGCACCAAAAAGCTGACGGGGAgcccaaggtgctggggctgccccccAGGCCTGAGCGGCGGCCCCAGCGGGAGAGCAGCGCGCCCTGGTCCCCGCGGCCCGAGCCCTTCAGCCCCACGGGCGAGGATGAGGTGTTCTCCCCAGCGCTGAGCGAGACCAGCAGCCTCCGCTCCGAGAGCCTGGCGGGCGCCAGCTCCCCCGAGGCCCCTCGGGGCCGCCCCGGGGTGACGGTGGTGCTGAGGGAGCCCCAAACTCAGGCCAAGTGGAGCTGCCCCGATGGCTCTGACCGcaccatgtccccctccagcGGCTACTCCAGCCAGAGTGGGACGCCCACACTGCCCACCAAGGGCTTGGGACCCCCAGCTGTGTCGCCGGGCAAGTCTCAGCCCCAGAAGCCGGACCGGGTCTGCTCCCTGCAGTCGCCTGCGCTCTCCGTGTCCTCCTCCCtcacctccatctcctcctcgGCCTCGGACCCGACCCCTCCTGAGGTGCTGACCGCTCGCTCAGACCGGTTCATCATCCCGCCGCACCCCAAGGTTCCTGCTCCCTTCTCCCCGCCACCCACCAAGTCCCAGCAGCCCCCGGCCCCCGCCGGCTCTCTGCAGCCCTCACAAACCTCCCCAGCGCTCAGCACTGCCGGCCAGGAGACCTCGGCCAAGCCCAGCGGCAAATCCCCACCGCCATCGCCGCCGCCTGCCTACCACCCGCCTCCCCCGCCGGCCAAGAAGGTGGAGGggagcccccagagcagcagtgaACCCTCCACCGACACCGCCTGGCCCCCGCCACCACCGCCGGCCCCCGAGGAGCACGACCTGTCCATGGCAGACTTCCCCCCTCCGGATGAATCCTATCTCTGCAGCCTGCCCGATGCCACCTCGGCCCCGGCGGGCGGGCAGACGGCGACACCGAGCCCGGGGGCTGCATCTTCACCATCTCAACAGCCAGAGCCACCCACCGGGGCTCCACAGCCTCCACACCCCGCCGAGCCCCTTCCCACGGCCCCCGTGcccccgccaccgccgccgcctcTCCCGCCGCCCTCGGCTCCGGCCCTGCCGCCCCAAATCAGCCTTAAGAAGGCGGCCAACGGCCCCCGGGCGGAGGCCAAGAAGGAGCCGGTGTCGCGGAGCAAGAGCGGCCCGGCGGCCAAGGAGGACGCCAGCCTGCCCATCGTCACCCCGTCGCTGCTGCAGATGGTGCGGCTGCGCTCCGTCAGCGTGGAGCCCGCGGccggggctggagccggggctggagccggggctggagcagggcccgAGGAGCGCCCGGCCCCTCAGAAGCCCGTCCGGCGCTCCCTGTCCAACCGGCAGCCGCCCCCCGCCCAAGACGCGGTGCCTTCCAAGCAGCTCCTCCACGCCGTGCACCTCAAGGCCGCCGCCTTGGCCTCCGCAGAGGCCGCGGAGAAGCCGCCGGGAAGCCgagcggcccagcccggccctgaGGGGCCCGCCGGGGATGGGCAGCTGTCCCCCCGCAGCAAATCGCCGGCCTCCACCGCCAGCTTCATCTTCGCCAAGAGCTCCAGGAAGCTGGTGATCGAGACGGCCTCGTCCCCCGAGGCACAGGCTGATCTGAAGCGGAACTTGGTGGCCGAGCTGATGAATTTCTCGGGGCAGCGCTCGGCAGCCCCGGCCGCTGCCGCCCCGCAAACCCAGAGGAAACCCGGCAAGATCCCCCCTCCAGTAGCCAAGAAGCCTTCGCTGGGCTCGGGGCCGGCTCCTTCCCCGAAGGCACCGGGGGCAGAAGCGTTGGGCTCCCCGGTGCTGGACGGGGATGCCAaggtggaggagagcaggactaAGAGCGAGCTGGAGGGGACGGAGGGCAGGAACGGCGCGGAGCCGCCGGCTCAGAGCCTCCCTGCACAAG ACAGACGGGGAGAGACGGCCTGA
- the YARS1 gene encoding tyrosine--tRNA ligase, cytoplasmic — protein sequence MQPGAAAAMEPAPGPQEKYQLITRNLQEVLGEEKLMSILKERELKIYWGTATTGKPHVAYFVPMSKIADFLKAGCEVTILFADLHAYLDNMKAPWELLELRTRYYEQVIKAMLESIGVPLEKLTFVRGTDYQLSKEYTLDVYRLSSVVTQHDAKKAGAEVVKQVEHPLLSGLLYPGLQALDEEYLKVDAQFGGVDQRKIFTFAEKYLPSLGYAKRVHLMNPMVPGLTGSKMSSSEEDSKIDLLDRKEDVKKKLKKAFCEPGNVENNGVLSFIKHVLFPLKSEFVVLREEKWGGNKTYTAYEALEKDFAEQVVHPGDLKNSVEVALNKLLDPIREKFNCPELKKLSSAAYPTPSKAKPGEKGTKNSEPEDVIPSRLDIRVGKVISVEKHPDADSLYVEKIDVGEAEPRTVVSGLVHFVPKEQLQDRLVVLLCNLKPQKMRGVESQGMVLCASSVGEPRQVEPLDPPAGCCAGERVYVEGYEGGEPDEELKPKKKVFEKLQADFCISEDCVAQWKQRNFLTKLGTVSCKSLRGGSIS from the exons ATGCAACCCGGGGCAG CCGCCGCCATGGAGCCCGCGCCCGGCCCGCAGGAGAAATATCAGCTCATCACGCGGAACCTGCAG GAGGTGCTGGGTGAGGAGAAGCTCATGTCCATCCTGAAGGAACGGGAGCTGAAGATCTACTGGGGCACGGCCACCACGGGCAAGCCCCACGTGGCCTATTTCGTGCCCATGTCCAAGATCGCCGATTTCCTCAAGGCTGGCTGCGAG GTGACAATCCTCTTTGCTGACCTCCACGCCTACCTGGACAACATGAAGGCTccgtgggagctgctggagctgcgcACCCGGTACTACGAGCAGGTCATCAAAGCCATGCTGGAGAGCATCGGGGTGCCCCTGGAGAAACTCACATTTGTCCGGGGCACTGATTATCAGCTCAGCAA ggagTACACCCTGGACGTGTACCGCCTCTCCTCCGTGGTGACGCAGCACGACGCCAAGAAGGCCGGGGCAGAGGTGGTCAAGCAGGTGGAGCATCCCTTGCTGAGTGGTTTGCTCTACCCAGGCCTGCAG GCGCTGGATGAGGAATATCTCAAGGTGGACGCACAGTTTGGAGGGGTGGATCAGAGGAAGATCTTCACCTTTGCTGAGAAG TACCTCCCTTCCCTGGGCTATGCCAAGCGTGTCCATCTGATGAACCCCATGGTTCCTGGGCTGACAGGCAGCAAAATGAGCTCGTCAGAAGAG GACTCCAAGATTGATCTTCTGGACCGCAAGGAGGACGTGAAGAAGAAGCTGAAGAAGGCTTTCTGTGAGCCAGGGAACGTGGAGAACAATGGTGTCCTCTCCTTCATCAAGCACGTCCTCTTCCCCCTCAAATCAG AGTTTGTGGTCCTGCGAGAGGAGAAGTGGGGAGGAAACAAAACCTACACGGCCTACGAGGCCCTGGAGAAGGACTTTGCTGAGcag GTTGTGCACCCTGGAGACCTGAAGAACTCTGTGGAAGTGGCCCTGAACAAACTGCTTGACCCCATCAGGGAGAAATTCAACTGCCCAGAGCTGAAGAAGCTGAGCAGTGCTGCATATCCCACCCCATCCAAAGCCA AGCCTGGAGAGAAGGGAACCAAGAACTCAGAGCCAGAGGACGTGATCCCATCCAGGCTGGACATCCGTGTGGGCAAAGTGATCAGCGTGGAGAAG CACCCAGATGCCGACAGCCTGTACGTGGAGAAGATCGACGTGGGCGAGGCCGAGCCCCGCACCGTGGTCAGCGGCCTGGTGCACTTTGTCCccaaggagcagctgcaggacaggCTCGTGGTGCTGCTCTGCAACCTCAAACCCCAGAAGATGAGGGGGGTGGAGTCGCAGGGCATGGTGCTGTGTGCCTCCAG TGTGGGGGAGCCCCGTCAAGTGGAGCCCCTGGACCCCCCAGCCGGGTGCTGTGCCGGGGAGCGTGTCTACGTGGAGGGCTACGAGGGTGGGGAGCCCGACGAGGAGCTCAAACCCAAGAAAAAGGTCTTTGAGAAGCTGCAG GCCGATTTCTGCATCTCTGAGGATTGTGTCGCGCAGTGGAAGCAGAGAAACTTCCTGACCAAGCTGGGCACTGTCTCCTGTAAAAGCCTGAGGGGTGGCAGCATCAGCTAA